The following coding sequences lie in one bacterium genomic window:
- a CDS encoding UPF0164 family protein, which translates to MKRRMFAICVILAGLMASQVYAASVSQATLLFLKIAPGARPAGMGETFVAIADDATATWWNPAGLGFQTKNEVTMMYSRWLPQFNLSDLYYAFVGGSYYIPEWGTVGGNVMFLNLGETQRTGPSGEDLGTFSSYEMAVTGTYGALVNENLSMGVALKLAYSNLSPVGAGAEQGKGVATAIAADLGLLYKATFMPGLSLGANLSNMGPKVSYIDRAQADPLPTTLKLGLAFKVLDQEYNKLTVATDVDKELVKRDNLGRSDEFYEALFSAWGDGDLVKSLIWHLGAEYWYSTLVGLRGGYYNDHLGRVFPYTFGVSLKYSTYRFDFSYLTAGENHPLTDTMRYSLSVEF; encoded by the coding sequence ATGAAGAGAAGGATGTTTGCAATCTGCGTCATTCTTGCTGGCTTAATGGCTTCGCAAGTTTATGCGGCCAGTGTCAGTCAAGCGACGCTGCTTTTCCTCAAGATTGCACCCGGAGCGCGACCTGCAGGAATGGGAGAGACGTTTGTTGCAATTGCTGATGATGCAACGGCGACGTGGTGGAATCCCGCCGGTCTTGGTTTCCAAACCAAGAACGAAGTGACAATGATGTATTCCCGCTGGTTACCGCAATTCAATTTGTCGGACCTCTATTACGCGTTTGTTGGTGGTTCGTACTATATACCAGAGTGGGGAACCGTCGGTGGCAATGTGATGTTTCTGAACCTCGGTGAGACTCAAAGGACTGGTCCCTCGGGTGAGGATCTTGGAACATTTTCGTCATACGAGATGGCAGTCACAGGTACATATGGTGCTTTGGTGAATGAGAATCTCTCTATGGGCGTCGCGCTAAAGCTGGCATATAGTAATCTGTCTCCAGTAGGCGCCGGTGCAGAGCAAGGGAAGGGCGTAGCAACGGCAATAGCGGCCGATCTCGGCTTGCTTTACAAAGCTACATTCATGCCAGGGCTGTCCTTGGGTGCAAACCTTTCTAACATGGGTCCGAAAGTGTCGTATATTGATCGAGCGCAAGCCGATCCACTGCCAACGACGTTAAAGCTTGGTCTTGCGTTTAAGGTTCTGGACCAAGAGTACAATAAGCTGACCGTGGCAACGGACGTTGACAAGGAATTGGTAAAGCGTGACAATCTTGGTCGTTCGGATGAATTCTATGAAGCGCTTTTTTCGGCTTGGGGTGACGGAGATCTTGTCAAGTCCCTGATCTGGCATCTCGGTGCAGAGTACTGGTATTCTACACTTGTGGGGCTTCGTGGCGGATACTACAACGACCACTTAGGCCGCGTCTTTCCGTATACGTTCGGCGTCTCGCTTAAGTATAGTACCTATAGATTTGACTTCAGCTACCTAACGGCCGGTGAGAATCATCCTCTCACTGACACAATGCGCTATTCGCTTTCCGTGGAGTTCTAA
- a CDS encoding DUF296 domain-containing protein, which yields MSAAVQLVRLPTGARIPDVLREIALNRGWPAAVCTGIGGVSDVELAYYNLDTKSYREFFVEGVVELVSLHGNLTGDVGDPLWHLHAIVADQNGRCFGGHLNSCKVALTVEIAVWPILDYHLRTFDPELGLRLLRDREP from the coding sequence ATGAGTGCAGCAGTTCAATTAGTGCGGTTACCGACGGGCGCGAGAATTCCAGACGTATTGCGTGAAATTGCACTGAACCGCGGGTGGCCCGCTGCTGTATGTACTGGAATTGGCGGAGTTTCGGACGTTGAACTCGCATATTATAACCTTGATACCAAAAGCTATCGCGAGTTCTTTGTCGAAGGAGTGGTTGAGCTCGTTTCGCTGCATGGTAACTTGACTGGAGATGTAGGCGATCCCCTTTGGCACCTGCATGCCATCGTAGCTGATCAAAATGGTCGATGTTTTGGGGGTCATCTGAACAGCTGCAAGGTCGCACTTACAGTCGAGATTGCCGTTTGGCCGATTCTTGACTATCATCTGCGCACATTTGACCCTGAACTTGGATTGCGTTTGCTTAGAGACCGTGAACCGTGA
- a CDS encoding helix-turn-helix domain-containing protein gives MNNITPNSDFCEELRKAREFKGLSLESLARTTRIPIEYLEALEDGDFEVIPAAIRRGVIVEYAKAAGMNADKVLKSIAESEQLRTRSSSGSLDTERVLGESMTIGMTRVQIRTAWFAKIASNRPLHWGITLFFLIAAGFTSADWMRQSGGAADQKARIPKLVVSARSIPFQRFEEAQIPPDGPRKSRNTFKTQVFTTDTGRVKATLGIDDWYTFELYPYDTIEFIHQTGLRIGFGADLRIFPTPESETFRTSYSKDSSEAWISVPDNRDSLDFALDKELPKPGS, from the coding sequence TTGAACAACATTACGCCAAATTCAGATTTTTGTGAGGAACTGAGAAAGGCCCGAGAATTTAAAGGCCTTTCGCTTGAGTCGCTCGCTCGCACGACGAGAATCCCGATCGAGTATCTTGAAGCGCTTGAAGACGGGGATTTCGAGGTGATTCCGGCCGCAATCCGCCGAGGCGTGATAGTAGAGTACGCAAAGGCGGCGGGAATGAATGCGGACAAAGTCTTGAAGTCCATCGCGGAAAGTGAGCAACTAAGAACAAGAAGCTCTTCAGGAAGCCTCGATACCGAGCGCGTACTTGGGGAGTCCATGACAATTGGAATGACCCGGGTTCAGATTAGGACTGCGTGGTTTGCAAAGATTGCTTCAAACCGTCCGCTGCATTGGGGGATTACGCTTTTCTTCCTCATTGCGGCTGGCTTCACCAGTGCCGACTGGATGCGCCAGTCGGGAGGAGCTGCGGATCAGAAGGCTCGGATCCCAAAACTCGTGGTTTCAGCTCGAAGCATCCCGTTCCAGAGGTTCGAGGAAGCCCAGATCCCCCCTGACGGACCTCGAAAGTCAAGAAATACTTTCAAGACACAAGTTTTCACTACAGATACTGGGCGCGTGAAGGCCACCCTGGGAATCGACGATTGGTATACGTTCGAATTGTATCCATATGATACTATTGAGTTTATACATCAGACTGGCCTGCGAATTGGCTTTGGGGCAGATCTGCGGATCTTTCCCACCCCAGAAAGTGAGACATTTCGAACTTCTTATTCCAAGGATTCTTCGGAGGCATGGATTAGCGTTCCTGACAATCGGGATTCCCTTGATTTTGCGCTGGATAAGGAATTACCCAAGCCTGGGAGTTGA
- a CDS encoding PD40 domain-containing protein has product MQLLLLCVLICVTTVSPTLSQTAEFTRPHLVWKTFETDNFVVHFTEGLEEVAFLAADIAEEIHEPLCRIYDYRPDTKVSLIFSDEDDVANAGAYFQSNKIKFYATSMAWDFRGTHNWLRNVVTHEYTHMIQLGASRKWSRRFPAIYIQALGYEPERRPDVLYGYPNTLVSWPLPSVTIPAWFAEGTAQYQFKGTGYDFWDSHRDMLLRQAVLANRLLSFEDMGFFGKTSLESEGVYNQGYALVKYIADRSNGVVTLADISHKMSSAWPVTLNDAIASVTGKAGIEWYREWKRDIEVQYRYVKENLEPYFTVADTMDKKGFVGFYPRFSHDGTKLAFVSNSGREYFGQSSLYVYDLRSDSTKLVVGGVQGGISWLPDDSGILYAARSTKNPHGALLHDIYLYTFSDKKTIRLSRGLRAESVDVSPDGRLLVLTVNEEGRRDIAIASMPDHKVKVRPFGLGDLLMRVPSLPHEQFYLPRWSPDGSRIAVGHHLREGRSVRIYEFMSESNSISLLNEFEGNGGELRDPTWSSTGDSLYVSYDESGIANIYRLSIKDGNLDRLTVVLGGAFYPAVRGEKLAYSEFCGDGFRICVADSPSVVRLPRSALDEAESYLARVPKNEVALRGVQRETEPYRPRFESLYWFPRIAFDYNKFKPGTYLLLNDVLDKLTFIGGAAVNQDREYDLYGLAEYREFYPTIFAEYFNVQRRMTSFFADSSRIIGEEEIGGRPSPLFDQYRIRYRYNLNEVSVGVGIPLVATANVKTRATYDQYVAHNRFDDETSVSLTYFKGWSWKTGFYLDARRPGILTNISPSSGYRGFVEYTRANHNFISDIEVGGDAVGLREIYDPNNYNLFEAGLERYFKSPIQIHSMEVRLRGGFIDENVDPFFYQYAGGLPGMRGYSFYSLGGTRTAIGTVTYRFPMIKRAAINLWPVSLNRVYGSLFADIGDAWTGEYGARSPKKDIGGGLRMQLHSFYSYPTAISFDVAYGLDKFDVVEDNVRTSYGEEVRYYLTVLFDFYTPIIPPARHPSSCGCSRCAQY; this is encoded by the coding sequence ATGCAACTTCTATTGCTCTGCGTTCTAATCTGTGTGACAACTGTGTCGCCGACGCTTTCACAGACAGCAGAATTCACTCGCCCGCATCTTGTCTGGAAGACCTTTGAAACTGATAATTTTGTTGTCCATTTTACAGAAGGCTTGGAAGAGGTTGCCTTTCTCGCTGCAGACATAGCTGAAGAGATTCACGAGCCGCTTTGCAGAATATATGACTATCGGCCGGACACAAAGGTTTCGCTAATCTTCTCAGACGAAGACGATGTCGCAAACGCCGGCGCGTACTTCCAGTCGAACAAGATCAAGTTCTACGCAACGTCAATGGCTTGGGACTTTCGTGGAACTCATAACTGGTTGCGCAATGTCGTAACACACGAGTATACGCACATGATTCAACTTGGTGCGTCACGTAAGTGGTCGCGTCGCTTTCCTGCAATATATATCCAAGCCCTTGGTTATGAACCGGAGCGGCGGCCCGACGTGTTATACGGGTATCCCAATACTCTCGTTAGCTGGCCGCTTCCTTCGGTTACCATACCTGCTTGGTTTGCTGAAGGTACTGCGCAGTATCAGTTCAAAGGGACTGGATACGACTTCTGGGATAGCCATCGGGATATGCTCTTGAGACAAGCGGTGCTTGCAAATCGCCTGCTTTCGTTTGAAGACATGGGTTTCTTCGGCAAGACGAGTCTGGAAAGTGAAGGAGTTTACAATCAGGGATATGCGCTTGTCAAGTACATTGCGGACAGATCAAACGGAGTAGTTACTCTTGCAGACATTTCGCACAAGATGTCAAGCGCCTGGCCGGTGACTCTCAACGACGCAATTGCCTCAGTGACAGGTAAGGCGGGCATTGAGTGGTATCGCGAGTGGAAGCGAGACATTGAAGTGCAGTACCGATATGTGAAGGAGAATCTTGAGCCTTACTTCACGGTCGCAGACACGATGGACAAGAAAGGATTCGTCGGTTTCTACCCAAGATTCTCGCATGACGGCACGAAACTAGCCTTTGTGTCAAACTCCGGGCGGGAGTACTTCGGGCAGTCTTCATTATATGTTTATGACCTCAGGTCGGACAGCACGAAGCTCGTCGTGGGTGGAGTGCAAGGCGGAATTTCGTGGCTTCCCGATGATTCAGGGATTTTGTATGCCGCAAGATCTACGAAGAATCCTCATGGTGCGCTTCTGCATGACATCTATTTGTATACATTTTCCGACAAGAAGACCATTCGTTTAAGCCGCGGGTTGCGCGCGGAATCTGTCGATGTCAGTCCGGATGGAAGGCTGCTTGTCCTTACTGTTAACGAAGAGGGCCGTCGTGACATTGCAATCGCATCCATGCCCGATCACAAGGTGAAAGTCCGTCCGTTTGGCCTGGGTGACCTATTGATGCGTGTCCCCTCATTGCCGCATGAACAATTCTACCTGCCAAGGTGGTCTCCCGATGGTTCGCGAATCGCTGTTGGCCATCACTTGCGCGAAGGACGCTCAGTTCGAATCTATGAGTTCATGTCAGAATCAAACTCTATCAGCCTTTTGAATGAATTTGAAGGAAACGGTGGTGAACTTCGGGACCCAACCTGGAGCTCGACTGGCGACTCTCTGTATGTCTCCTACGATGAGAGTGGGATTGCGAATATTTACCGTTTAAGCATAAAGGATGGAAACCTTGACAGATTGACAGTCGTACTGGGGGGGGCTTTCTACCCAGCAGTGCGCGGTGAGAAGCTGGCATATTCGGAGTTTTGTGGAGATGGCTTTAGAATTTGTGTAGCAGACAGTCCGAGCGTAGTTAGATTGCCCAGAAGTGCCCTTGATGAGGCAGAGAGCTATCTCGCTCGGGTTCCTAAGAACGAAGTTGCATTGCGAGGTGTGCAGCGTGAAACCGAACCATACAGACCACGATTTGAGTCTTTGTATTGGTTTCCTCGCATTGCATTTGACTACAACAAGTTTAAGCCCGGCACATATTTGTTGTTGAACGACGTGCTGGACAAGCTCACTTTCATTGGAGGGGCGGCTGTAAATCAAGATCGTGAGTATGATCTTTACGGGCTTGCGGAATACCGAGAATTTTACCCCACGATTTTCGCGGAGTATTTCAATGTGCAACGTCGAATGACCTCCTTTTTTGCCGATTCGAGTCGGATAATTGGTGAAGAGGAGATCGGAGGGAGACCAAGCCCGCTTTTTGACCAGTATCGGATCCGGTACAGATATAATCTTAATGAAGTTAGTGTCGGGGTGGGAATCCCGCTCGTTGCAACAGCGAATGTGAAGACTCGTGCGACATACGATCAATACGTAGCCCATAATCGTTTTGATGATGAAACCAGTGTGAGTTTGACGTATTTTAAGGGTTGGTCATGGAAGACAGGTTTCTATCTTGATGCGCGAAGACCGGGCATTCTAACGAACATCAGTCCGTCGAGTGGATACCGCGGTTTTGTAGAGTACACGCGAGCGAATCACAATTTCATTTCCGATATTGAAGTAGGCGGAGATGCAGTCGGCTTGCGCGAGATATACGATCCCAACAATTACAATCTTTTTGAAGCAGGTTTGGAGCGCTATTTCAAATCTCCGATTCAGATCCACTCAATGGAAGTTAGATTACGTGGCGGATTCATTGACGAGAACGTCGATCCATTCTTCTACCAGTATGCGGGCGGACTTCCCGGTATGCGAGGCTACTCGTTCTACAGCTTAGGTGGAACACGTACGGCAATTGGCACCGTTACGTATCGGTTTCCCATGATAAAGCGTGCAGCTATAAACCTATGGCCAGTATCACTGAATCGTGTTTATGGATCCCTCTTTGCAGACATTGGCGATGCTTGGACCGGAGAATACGGTGCGAGATCGCCCAAAAAGGATATTGGTGGTGGACTGCGAATGCAATTGCATTCATTCTATTCATATCCGACTGCTATCTCATTTGATGTTGCATACGGTTTAGACAAGTTCGATGTTGTGGAGGACAACGTAAGGACCAGCTATGGCGAAGAAGTTCGGTACTACCTAACTGTGCTCTTTGATTTCTATACGCCAATTATCCCGCCCGCGAGACATCCATCAAGCTGCGGGTGCTCGCGTTGCGCACAATACTAA
- a CDS encoding SDR family oxidoreductase, which yields MKVLVTGASGLLGSRVSLKLLREGLDVTGVFWSHDRRFGFPVRRVDLRDADSVSSLLKSIRPDVVIHAAALSRVIDCERSADEAHRANVIATEILAKNAQDLSAYFIFISTDQVFNGLSGRYSEGDLPAPTHEYGRSKTRAESIVQKVCSSHLILRSNNIVGQGMGFGQSFTDSIMEALNRGVTVELFDDQFRSPIHIDTISELIVRCVKDRCEGILHAGGAERLSRYETGIALALAFKIDPRRLVPVSFKTHMQAHLLHHDSSFDTGKLQSLYPDLGSETIRDCFVQESSMMLGRSA from the coding sequence GTGAAGGTCTTGGTAACCGGTGCCTCAGGTTTGCTGGGTTCACGTGTGTCTCTTAAACTTCTTCGAGAAGGACTAGACGTAACAGGAGTCTTCTGGTCTCACGATCGCCGTTTTGGATTTCCAGTGCGTCGTGTTGATCTCCGCGATGCGGATTCTGTCTCGTCGCTATTGAAATCAATTCGCCCAGATGTTGTCATACACGCTGCGGCACTTTCAAGAGTAATCGATTGTGAGCGATCAGCAGATGAGGCACACAGAGCGAATGTCATCGCAACCGAGATACTTGCAAAGAACGCTCAGGACTTAAGCGCGTATTTCATTTTCATTTCGACTGACCAAGTCTTCAATGGACTAAGTGGTCGTTACTCAGAGGGCGATTTGCCAGCGCCAACGCATGAGTATGGCAGAAGTAAGACCCGTGCGGAATCCATAGTCCAAAAGGTGTGCAGCTCTCACCTGATTTTGCGCAGTAACAACATCGTCGGTCAAGGCATGGGATTTGGGCAGAGTTTCACGGATTCGATTATGGAGGCGTTAAATCGCGGTGTGACGGTTGAACTGTTTGACGATCAATTTAGATCGCCGATCCACATAGATACTATATCTGAACTGATTGTTCGTTGCGTTAAGGACAGGTGTGAAGGTATACTGCATGCCGGCGGTGCGGAACGATTGAGCAGGTACGAGACGGGCATCGCACTCGCTCTTGCCTTCAAGATTGATCCGAGGCGTCTTGTTCCTGTTTCTTTCAAGACTCACATGCAAGCGCATTTACTGCATCATGATAGTAGCTTTGATACCGGCAAACTTCAATCGTTGTATCCAGATCTCGGGAGCGAGACAATCCGTGATTGCTTTGTACAGGAAAGTAGTATGATGCTCGGGCGTTCAGCATGA
- the maf gene encoding septum formation protein Maf has protein sequence MTLVSGSPRRRELLSSLGLPFEVVPTRATELWIGDSPEQIAVANARRKVERSTVPNNVPRILLGADTIISVGANVFGKPAGPDSAGRMLSRLSGRWHRVITGYCLVYVCRGNQDSEGVQAGYVVTEVKMRIIDTSELSSYLCSSEWEGKAGAYAIQGKAAAFVEDLRGDYSNVVGLPVERIRQEIEQHYAKFRFL, from the coding sequence CTGACGCTCGTGTCAGGATCACCGCGAAGGCGAGAGCTACTTTCGAGTCTCGGGTTGCCGTTTGAAGTGGTTCCGACACGTGCAACGGAGCTGTGGATCGGTGACTCGCCGGAACAGATCGCTGTGGCAAATGCCCGAAGGAAAGTAGAGCGCTCTACAGTTCCGAACAATGTACCGCGAATCCTGTTGGGAGCTGACACAATCATTTCAGTAGGTGCCAATGTTTTTGGAAAACCAGCAGGTCCTGATTCCGCCGGAAGAATGCTAAGCCGTTTGTCAGGTCGGTGGCACAGAGTGATTACTGGGTACTGCCTGGTTTACGTCTGTAGGGGTAATCAGGACTCCGAGGGGGTGCAAGCCGGCTATGTCGTCACCGAAGTGAAGATGCGGATCATTGACACTTCGGAACTATCTTCTTACTTATGTTCTTCGGAGTGGGAAGGCAAAGCAGGTGCCTACGCGATTCAAGGGAAGGCTGCCGCCTTTGTTGAGGATTTGCGAGGTGACTACTCCAACGTTGTTGGCCTCCCAGTAGAAAGAATTCGTCAGGAAATTGAACAACATTACGCCAAATTCAGATTTTTGTGA
- a CDS encoding deoxynucleoside kinase, which produces MSIANDRKFFVAIAGNIGAGKTTLAEKLARQLGWKCHLEPVIENPYLPDFYADMERWAFHLQVYFLSKRFQNQVAIDADPMSSVQDRTIYEDAQIFARTLHKRGKLASRDWENYLSLFEAMVPHLRPPDLVVYLKCDVDELIKRIQQRGRGFESKIELSYLADLNDAYNSWAENYAGKLLIVTIDTMADGSSREHEVFAECLRLLRVNLQLEIPFRHD; this is translated from the coding sequence GTGAGCATCGCTAACGATCGCAAGTTCTTTGTTGCCATCGCAGGCAACATCGGGGCCGGGAAGACGACGTTGGCGGAGAAGCTGGCGCGGCAGTTAGGCTGGAAGTGTCATCTTGAGCCAGTAATTGAGAATCCGTATCTGCCTGATTTCTATGCCGACATGGAAAGGTGGGCATTTCACCTGCAAGTTTACTTTCTTAGTAAGCGGTTTCAAAACCAGGTTGCTATAGACGCTGACCCTATGTCGTCTGTTCAGGACCGCACGATTTATGAGGATGCGCAGATCTTCGCGCGAACTCTGCACAAACGTGGAAAGCTTGCAAGTCGAGATTGGGAAAATTACTTGTCGTTATTCGAAGCGATGGTTCCACATCTACGTCCTCCCGATCTTGTTGTTTACTTGAAGTGCGATGTAGACGAGCTGATTAAACGGATTCAGCAGCGCGGGCGTGGGTTTGAATCTAAGATCGAATTGTCGTATTTAGCGGACTTGAACGACGCGTACAATAGTTGGGCAGAGAATTACGCAGGCAAGTTGTTGATTGTAACAATTGACACGATGGCAGACGGCAGCTCGCGGGAACACGAAGTCTTTGCGGAGTGCTTACGTCTGCTTCGTGTAAACCTCCAACTGGAGATTCCTTTTCGACATGATTAG
- the pgsB gene encoding poly-gamma-glutamate synthase PgsB, producing the protein MVFLFLAFSAFLAYAIWEYLQHQRRVKSIPIRIHVNGTRGKSSVTRLIAAGLRAGGIRTLAKTTGTLPRIIREDGLELPIRRRSGANIIEQVKVFRYFSRYNPEAIVIECMAVNPEYQWICEHRFVRATVGVVTNTRLDHILEMGPTLENVTRSLCNTLPIRGVAYTAEQNMFWLMRKEAEKADCRLWRVNSDSVSYLELGRFSYIEHADNVALALAVCEHYHVPREVALEGMYAAFPDPGALKVLETEENGKVVQFINALAANDPMSTLAIWHKVKELSTEVGTVMFMLNTRADRYDRTIQLLEMIRDHLVGEFDYLLLNGENLDRVYNSLPEYNIDQAKAIRIGMNVPSVTYNAIFERVSNIGTVFAMGNVGKGGLDIATYFANKRRVRKGIGAQNSNGNSNPAH; encoded by the coding sequence ATGGTCTTCCTCTTCCTCGCCTTCTCCGCCTTCCTTGCGTACGCTATCTGGGAGTATCTCCAGCACCAGCGGCGCGTCAAATCAATTCCAATCCGCATCCATGTTAACGGTACACGCGGTAAATCTTCGGTTACGCGTCTGATTGCCGCGGGATTGCGCGCGGGCGGTATTCGGACATTGGCGAAAACAACCGGAACACTGCCTCGAATAATCCGTGAAGATGGACTTGAATTGCCTATTCGGCGCCGTAGTGGCGCTAATATCATCGAACAAGTGAAAGTGTTCCGGTACTTCTCAAGGTACAATCCGGAAGCGATTGTCATTGAGTGCATGGCCGTGAATCCTGAGTATCAATGGATTTGCGAGCATCGGTTCGTTCGTGCAACGGTGGGCGTTGTCACAAACACGCGATTGGATCACATTCTCGAAATGGGGCCAACACTCGAGAACGTAACCAGATCTTTGTGTAATACTCTCCCGATACGCGGCGTGGCTTATACGGCAGAGCAGAATATGTTTTGGCTGATGCGCAAAGAAGCGGAGAAGGCTGATTGTCGACTTTGGCGCGTCAACTCTGATAGTGTATCGTATTTGGAATTGGGCAGGTTTTCGTATATTGAGCATGCCGACAATGTTGCATTGGCATTGGCCGTTTGCGAACACTACCACGTGCCTCGCGAAGTTGCTCTTGAGGGCATGTACGCAGCCTTCCCTGATCCCGGCGCTTTGAAGGTACTCGAAACAGAAGAGAACGGCAAAGTTGTTCAGTTCATCAATGCGCTTGCGGCAAATGATCCGATGTCTACGCTGGCAATTTGGCACAAAGTTAAGGAACTCTCGACGGAAGTTGGCACTGTCATGTTCATGTTGAATACCCGCGCGGACAGATACGACAGGACCATTCAACTTCTCGAAATGATTCGGGACCATTTAGTCGGTGAATTTGACTATCTTCTGCTCAACGGTGAAAACTTAGACAGAGTATACAACAGCTTGCCCGAATACAACATTGATCAGGCGAAGGCTATCCGAATTGGCATGAATGTCCCATCGGTAACCTATAATGCGATTTTCGAACGGGTGTCTAATATCGGCACTGTGTTCGCAATGGGCAATGTTGGGAAGGGGGGACTTGACATCGCGACATACTTTGCTAATAAGCGCCGCGTTCGTAAGGGAATCGGT